A genomic window from Halorubrum trapanicum includes:
- a CDS encoding aldo/keto reductase, with protein sequence MPPLDLSIGLGTSGLDDPETCTDTVAAALDAGYRHVDTAQMYDNEAAVGEGIAASDVDRDDVVVATKVHPENLAPEDVRETARASLDRLGLDRVDLLYVHWPIRAYDAAATLPAFDDLRDAGVTDHVGVSNFTPDLLREAREILDAPIAAHQVECHPRFRQPELRALADEFDHRLVGYSPLGRGEILDDPAIAEIANRNGLSPAVVALAWALDRGIVPIPKARGDHVRENLRAVDVDLPDDDLAEIDALDPGERQIDPDDAAWNR encoded by the coding sequence GTGCCACCGCTGGACCTGTCGATCGGGCTCGGAACGTCCGGGCTCGACGACCCCGAGACCTGTACCGACACCGTCGCCGCGGCGCTGGACGCGGGCTACCGCCACGTCGACACCGCGCAGATGTACGACAACGAGGCCGCGGTCGGCGAGGGGATCGCCGCGAGCGACGTCGACCGCGACGACGTGGTCGTCGCCACGAAGGTCCACCCGGAGAACCTCGCCCCCGAGGACGTGCGCGAGACGGCGCGGGCGAGCCTCGACCGGCTCGGCCTCGACCGCGTCGACCTCCTGTACGTCCACTGGCCGATCCGTGCGTACGACGCGGCGGCGACGTTGCCGGCGTTCGACGACCTCCGCGACGCGGGCGTGACGGACCACGTCGGCGTCTCGAACTTCACTCCCGACCTGCTTCGCGAGGCCCGGGAGATCCTCGACGCGCCGATCGCGGCCCACCAGGTCGAGTGTCACCCCCGGTTCCGGCAGCCGGAGCTGCGCGCCCTCGCCGACGAGTTCGACCACCGGCTCGTCGGCTACTCGCCGCTCGGCAGGGGAGAGATACTCGACGACCCGGCGATCGCGGAGATCGCCAACCGGAACGGCCTCTCGCCGGCGGTCGTCGCGCTCGCGTGGGCGCTCGACCGCGGGATCGTGCCGATCCCGAAGGCGCGCGGCGACCACGTCCGGGAGAACCTTCGCGCGGTCGACGTCGACCTGCCGGACGACGACCTCGCAGAGATCGACGCGCTCGACCCCGGTGAGCGGCAGATCGACCCGGACGACGCCGCGTGGAACCGGTAG
- a CDS encoding phosphotransferase family protein codes for MDGPGPEPIARALAAAFPDYEVDRLTGVGPSWNGANETVGVVFADGGRAFLKVALADESRRLARERAVLGYVGEHGPLPVPEVVVADPDGDPAYLATAPAPGRGLLEVCDAASEDEREQLLRRVGRALAALHADRFASHGEIVGAGTERGSAAEGTTADGGPTASVGSAGLAIEFASWTDVLLATIERTREIGTSERLADHYDAVIDCVRANRDLLDGAPAALVHGDVTKPNLFVTTEGEEASATVADGAGIAMIDWELSHVGDPARDLVRAEDQLLNGFDSTGPDRFAAALREGYRERAGGLPRGFDRRRPVYEAVRMLGRSGFVDQWATYLDEPLDDLVERADAALRARLDAV; via the coding sequence ATGGACGGGCCCGGACCGGAACCGATCGCCCGCGCACTCGCCGCGGCGTTTCCGGACTACGAGGTCGACCGGCTGACCGGCGTCGGCCCCTCGTGGAACGGCGCCAACGAGACGGTCGGCGTCGTCTTCGCCGACGGGGGGCGAGCGTTCCTCAAGGTCGCCCTCGCCGACGAGAGCCGCCGGCTCGCCCGCGAGCGCGCTGTCCTCGGGTACGTGGGGGAACACGGCCCGCTCCCGGTCCCCGAGGTGGTGGTGGCCGACCCCGACGGCGATCCGGCGTACCTCGCGACGGCGCCGGCCCCCGGCCGCGGGCTGCTGGAGGTCTGCGATGCCGCGAGCGAAGACGAGCGCGAGCAGCTGCTCCGCCGCGTCGGGCGCGCGCTCGCCGCACTCCACGCCGACCGGTTCGCGAGCCACGGGGAGATCGTCGGCGCGGGCACGGAGCGGGGGAGCGCCGCGGAGGGGACGACGGCGGACGGCGGACCGACCGCCTCGGTCGGGTCCGCCGGACTCGCGATCGAGTTCGCGTCGTGGACGGACGTGCTGCTCGCGACGATCGAGCGGACGCGCGAGATCGGCACCTCGGAGCGGCTCGCGGACCACTACGACGCCGTGATCGACTGCGTCCGCGCGAACCGGGATCTGCTCGACGGTGCGCCCGCGGCGCTGGTCCACGGCGACGTCACGAAGCCGAACCTCTTCGTGACGACCGAGGGTGAGGAGGCGTCCGCGACCGTCGCCGATGGCGCGGGAATCGCGATGATCGACTGGGAGCTGTCGCACGTCGGCGACCCCGCGCGCGACCTCGTTCGCGCGGAGGACCAGCTGCTCAACGGGTTCGACTCGACCGGTCCGGATCGGTTCGCCGCCGCGCTCCGCGAGGGGTACCGCGAGCGCGCCGGCGGGCTCCCGAGGGGGTTCGACCGACGGCGGCCGGTCTACGAGGCCGTTCGGATGCTCGGTCGCTCGGGCTTCGTCGACCAGTGGGCGACGTACCTCGACGAGCCGCTCGACGACCTCGTCGAACGCGCGGACGCGGCGCTCCGGGCCCGGCTCGACGCGGTCTGA
- a CDS encoding DUF5799 family protein produces the protein MSEWTDAIVGERMTVDNQFNERVAASRFSSQEWGLIMTATELEIENADDPEAARVVADTSSLPAIMPELENLRSQMSGMGGAPGGDGAGDSGGSGGGGVVDSIKGALGLGGGSDGPSDEELEAAERLVQEYADELQAHLEEVGKWEQVRVAYQE, from the coding sequence ATGAGCGAGTGGACCGACGCCATCGTCGGCGAGCGGATGACGGTCGACAACCAGTTCAACGAGCGCGTCGCGGCGTCGCGCTTCTCCAGCCAGGAGTGGGGACTGATCATGACGGCGACCGAGCTGGAGATCGAGAACGCCGACGACCCCGAGGCCGCTCGGGTCGTCGCGGACACGTCGAGCCTCCCCGCGATCATGCCCGAACTGGAGAACCTCCGGTCGCAGATGTCCGGGATGGGCGGCGCTCCCGGCGGCGACGGGGCCGGCGACTCCGGCGGGTCGGGCGGCGGCGGCGTCGTCGACTCGATCAAGGGCGCGCTCGGGCTCGGCGGCGGATCGGACGGCCCCTCGGACGAGGAGCTGGAGGCCGCCGAGCGCCTCGTTCAGGAGTACGCCGACGAGCTACAGGCGCACCTCGAAGAAGTCGGCAAGTGGGAACAGGTCCGCGTCGCGTATCAGGAGTAG
- a CDS encoding mandelate racemase/muconate lactonizing enzyme family protein → MTADAPGGEDRIRAMRHRPFALGLARPLGTARGEIRRREGFLVAVERGDGGNGRGGAVGLGEATPLPGWTESREACAAALDGLDARAESEPVLEALDAASTPAARHGVSLALADAAARDAGARLADRLAVEAGVDPTPADAVPVNATVGDGSPPETAAEARRAVEAGFDCLKLKVGARDVDADVERVRAVREAVGDAVSLRADANGAWDRETARRALDVLAGFDLAYVEQPLPATDLDGLAALRERDPADAAGDGVPIAADESVAARGIDAVLDAGAADAVVLKPMALGGPDRALAAALRARSAGVDPVVTTTIDAVVARTAAVHVAAAIPDVSPCGLATGSLLDEDLAPDPCPIADGRIAVPAGPGLAGDGFDDLLRW, encoded by the coding sequence GTGACCGCCGACGCCCCCGGCGGCGAGGACCGGATTCGCGCGATGCGACACCGGCCGTTCGCGCTCGGCCTGGCCCGCCCGCTCGGCACCGCCCGCGGGGAGATCCGTCGCCGAGAGGGGTTCCTGGTCGCGGTCGAGCGCGGGGACGGCGGGAACGGCAGGGGCGGCGCGGTCGGCCTCGGCGAGGCGACCCCGCTTCCGGGGTGGACGGAGTCGCGCGAGGCGTGCGCGGCGGCGCTCGACGGTCTCGACGCCCGGGCTGAATCCGAACCCGTGCTGGAGGCGCTCGACGCGGCGTCGACGCCGGCGGCGCGACACGGCGTCTCCCTCGCGCTCGCCGACGCCGCGGCCCGCGACGCGGGAGCGCGACTCGCGGACCGGCTCGCGGTCGAGGCCGGCGTCGACCCGACGCCCGCGGACGCCGTCCCGGTCAACGCGACCGTCGGAGACGGCTCCCCGCCCGAGACCGCCGCCGAGGCGAGGCGGGCGGTCGAGGCGGGGTTCGACTGCCTCAAGCTGAAGGTCGGCGCCCGAGACGTCGACGCCGACGTCGAGCGCGTCCGCGCGGTCCGCGAGGCGGTCGGTGACGCGGTCTCGCTGCGCGCCGACGCGAACGGGGCGTGGGACCGCGAGACGGCGCGCCGCGCGCTCGACGTCTTGGCCGGCTTCGACCTCGCCTACGTCGAGCAGCCGCTCCCCGCGACCGACCTCGACGGGCTGGCGGCGCTCCGTGAGCGCGACCCGGCCGACGCCGCGGGCGACGGCGTCCCGATCGCGGCCGACGAGTCGGTCGCCGCACGCGGGATCGACGCGGTGCTGGACGCTGGCGCCGCCGACGCGGTCGTCCTCAAGCCGATGGCGCTCGGCGGGCCGGACCGCGCGCTCGCGGCCGCGCTGCGGGCGCGGTCGGCCGGCGTCGACCCCGTCGTCACCACCACGATCGACGCGGTCGTCGCGCGGACGGCCGCCGTCCACGTCGCGGCCGCGATCCCCGACGTGTCTCCGTGCGGGCTCGCGACCGGGTCGCTGCTCGACGAGGACCTAGCGCCGGACCCGTGTCCGATCGCGGACGGGCGGATCGCGGTCCCGGCCGGGCCGGGCCTCGCGGGCGACGGGTTCGACGACCTGCTGCGGTGGTAG
- a CDS encoding 1,4-dihydroxy-2-naphthoate polyprenyltransferase produces MSTEVTRRRAWVMAARPQTLPAAAAPVIVGVGLALGDGVFAPLPALAALVGAALIQVGTNFANDYYDAIQGADTDDREGFTRVVASGLIEPNEVKRAMWLTFAAAILVGTYLVAVGGVPILVIGLASVAAGIAYTGGPYPLGYHGLGDLFVFVFFGVIAVTGTYYVQAAALLSGWFPVGVPGGTVTLAALVAGLPIAALSTNILVVNNLRDREEDASTGKRTLAVRFGYRFARAEYLAMLALAYLVPLWFVARGDGPATLLPLVTLPLAAAVARTVLTETSGEALNPALESTGKLLAAYAVAFAVGLAL; encoded by the coding sequence ATGAGTACCGAGGTGACCCGCCGGCGGGCGTGGGTGATGGCCGCCCGCCCCCAGACGCTCCCGGCCGCGGCCGCGCCGGTGATCGTCGGCGTCGGACTGGCGCTCGGCGACGGCGTGTTCGCCCCGCTGCCCGCGCTGGCGGCGCTCGTCGGCGCGGCGCTGATCCAGGTCGGCACGAACTTCGCGAACGACTACTACGACGCGATCCAAGGCGCCGACACCGACGACCGCGAGGGGTTCACCCGCGTCGTCGCCAGCGGCCTCATCGAGCCGAACGAGGTGAAGCGGGCGATGTGGCTCACCTTCGCGGCCGCGATCCTCGTGGGGACCTACCTCGTCGCCGTCGGCGGCGTCCCGATCCTCGTGATCGGGCTCGCCTCCGTCGCGGCCGGGATCGCCTACACCGGCGGCCCGTACCCGCTCGGCTACCACGGGCTCGGCGACCTCTTCGTGTTCGTCTTCTTCGGCGTGATCGCGGTGACCGGGACCTACTACGTCCAGGCCGCCGCGCTCCTCTCCGGCTGGTTCCCGGTCGGAGTTCCGGGGGGGACCGTCACGCTCGCGGCGCTCGTCGCGGGCCTCCCGATCGCCGCGCTGTCGACGAACATCCTCGTCGTCAACAACCTCCGCGACCGAGAGGAGGACGCCTCGACGGGCAAGCGCACGCTCGCCGTCCGGTTCGGGTACCGCTTCGCCCGCGCCGAGTACCTCGCGATGCTCGCCCTCGCGTACCTCGTCCCGCTGTGGTTCGTCGCGCGCGGCGACGGCCCCGCGACGCTGCTCCCGCTCGTCACCCTCCCGCTGGCGGCGGCCGTCGCGCGGACTGTGCTGACCGAGACCTCGGGCGAGGCGCTCAACCCCGCGCTCGAATCGACCGGCAAGCTGCTCGCGGCGTACGCCGTCGCGTTCGCGGTCGGACTGGCGCTGTGA
- a CDS encoding carboxymuconolactone decarboxylase family protein, which produces MARVPYAEASDVPDEYEDLLESSLQGKPLHVYQSVGNNPEVLAGIRSFLGSLWTDSGLTDRERELVILAVTSEIENRYEWHQHVNIARGVGIDDDEIAALGRGDFAPFGDGETALVEYALAVVRGEVDAVAHDGIAALYDDETIVGIAAAAEGYDALGGMIDAFDLELEPGTEFHGWDPR; this is translated from the coding sequence ATGGCCCGCGTTCCCTACGCCGAGGCGTCGGACGTGCCGGACGAGTACGAGGACCTCTTGGAGTCGTCGCTTCAGGGCAAACCGCTCCACGTGTACCAGTCGGTCGGCAACAACCCGGAGGTGTTGGCGGGGATCCGGTCGTTCCTCGGGTCGCTGTGGACCGACAGCGGCCTCACCGACCGGGAGCGCGAACTCGTCATCTTGGCGGTCACGAGCGAGATCGAGAACCGCTACGAGTGGCACCAGCACGTCAACATCGCCCGCGGCGTCGGGATCGACGACGACGAGATCGCGGCGCTCGGGCGCGGTGACTTCGCGCCCTTCGGCGACGGAGAGACGGCGCTGGTCGAGTACGCGCTCGCGGTCGTCCGCGGCGAGGTCGACGCGGTCGCCCACGACGGGATCGCGGCGCTGTACGACGACGAGACTATCGTCGGCATCGCCGCGGCGGCCGAGGGGTACGACGCGCTCGGCGGGATGATCGACGCGTTCGACCTCGAACTGGAGCCGGGGACGGAGTTCCACGGCTGGGACCCGCGATAG
- a CDS encoding substrate-binding domain-containing protein: MERRQFLRGTGAAIGGSLVAGCVGGGSESGTVTVDYAYYNPVSLVLREKGWLEEAFADTGTDVEWVLSLGSNQANEYAQSGEADVSSTAGIAALMARTNGVPITTPYIYSDPEWTALVTFQETGIESVADLEGKRVAATRGTDPYFFLLQALEDAGLSSDDVEIVNLQHPEGQSALVRGDVDAWAGLDPHMAELELEHDGTELFFREPRYNTYGFLNFLDGFLADRTEDATRVLEAYERGREWAIENPQATAGILADASEMSEPVAERVFTKRNDLSEPIPGEPHRELLSNLSPILEREDLVTDDANPAGNVDELIDSEFASEVV; this comes from the coding sequence ATGGAACGAAGACAATTCCTGCGCGGTACCGGCGCGGCGATCGGCGGCTCGCTCGTCGCCGGCTGCGTCGGGGGCGGGAGCGAATCGGGGACGGTGACGGTCGACTACGCGTACTACAACCCGGTCAGTCTCGTGTTGCGCGAGAAGGGCTGGCTCGAGGAGGCGTTCGCGGACACCGGCACCGACGTCGAGTGGGTGTTGAGCCTCGGGAGCAACCAGGCGAACGAGTACGCCCAGAGCGGCGAGGCGGACGTCTCCTCGACCGCCGGCATCGCGGCGCTGATGGCCCGCACGAACGGCGTGCCGATCACGACGCCGTACATCTACTCGGACCCCGAGTGGACCGCGCTCGTCACCTTCCAGGAGACCGGCATCGAATCGGTGGCGGACTTGGAGGGGAAGCGGGTCGCCGCCACGCGCGGCACCGACCCGTACTTCTTCCTGCTTCAGGCGCTCGAAGACGCGGGGCTGAGCTCGGACGACGTCGAAATCGTCAACCTCCAGCACCCGGAGGGGCAGTCCGCGCTCGTTCGGGGCGACGTGGACGCGTGGGCCGGGCTCGACCCCCACATGGCGGAGCTCGAGCTCGAACACGACGGCACGGAGCTGTTCTTCCGCGAGCCCCGGTACAACACCTACGGCTTCCTGAACTTCCTCGACGGGTTCCTCGCGGACCGCACCGAGGACGCGACGCGCGTCCTCGAGGCGTACGAGCGGGGCCGCGAGTGGGCGATAGAAAATCCCCAGGCGACCGCGGGGATCCTCGCGGACGCCTCCGAGATGTCCGAGCCGGTCGCGGAACGCGTTTTCACCAAGCGGAACGACCTCTCCGAGCCGATTCCGGGCGAACCGCACCGCGAGCTCCTCTCTAACCTCTCGCCGATCCTCGAACGCGAGGACCTCGTGACCGACGACGCGAACCCCGCCGGCAACGTCGACGAGCTGATCGACTCCGAGTTCGCGAGCGAGGTCGTCTGA
- a CDS encoding ABC transporter permease, which produces MAADTRRESDVSRESDSGRGSTASGSAHGSEPHSFGPVPLPAASRFRPLLGLFVPLALVVVWHALVTTGVFAAYQLPPPLRVAKTLYGMAASGELWGHVAITLQRVALGAGLGIVVGTVFGTLTGLSRTASDLLDPLLQSLKNIPSLAWVPLFLLWFGIGETAKVLLIAVGAFFPVYLNLSTGIAAVDEELLEVAEVYDLGRVESLRRVVFPAALPDLLVGIRGGVGLAWMFVVAAELIAASQGIGFLLSDGRALARPDIIVGSILLFAFLGNCSDVAVKEVRDRVVGR; this is translated from the coding sequence ATGGCCGCCGACACTCGCCGGGAGTCGGACGTCTCCCGCGAGTCCGACTCCGGCCGCGGGTCGACGGCGAGCGGGTCGGCTCACGGCTCCGAGCCCCACAGCTTCGGTCCGGTTCCCCTCCCCGCCGCGAGCCGGTTCCGCCCCCTGCTCGGACTGTTCGTCCCCCTCGCTCTCGTCGTCGTCTGGCACGCACTCGTCACGACCGGCGTCTTCGCCGCCTACCAGTTGCCGCCGCCGCTTCGGGTGGCGAAGACCCTCTACGGGATGGCGGCGTCCGGAGAGCTGTGGGGCCACGTCGCCATCACGCTCCAGCGCGTGGCGCTCGGCGCGGGCCTCGGAATCGTCGTCGGCACCGTCTTCGGGACTCTCACCGGCCTTTCGCGGACGGCGAGCGACCTGCTGGACCCCCTGCTCCAGAGCCTGAAGAACATCCCGTCGCTGGCGTGGGTGCCGCTGTTCCTCCTCTGGTTCGGCATCGGCGAGACCGCGAAGGTGCTGCTCATCGCCGTCGGCGCGTTCTTCCCGGTGTACCTCAACCTCTCGACGGGCATCGCGGCGGTCGACGAGGAGCTGTTGGAGGTCGCCGAGGTGTACGACCTCGGGCGCGTCGAGTCGCTGCGGCGGGTCGTGTTCCCGGCCGCGCTCCCGGACCTGCTCGTCGGGATCCGCGGCGGCGTCGGGCTGGCGTGGATGTTCGTCGTCGCCGCCGAGCTGATCGCGGCGAGCCAGGGGATCGGGTTCCTGCTGAGCGACGGGCGGGCCCTCGCGCGGCCCGACATCATCGTGGGCTCGATCCTGCTTTTCGCCTTCCTCGGTAACTGCTCGGACGTCGCGGTGAAGGAGGTGAGGGACCGTGTCGTCGGACGCTGA
- a CDS encoding ABC transporter ATP-binding protein gives MSSDADADVTPSSADEVNAATPTGEADPDSSTADPVLAVDDLRKRYDDTVALDGVDLAVADGEFVAVVGPSGCGKSTLLRVLSGLEAEFGGRVAVDGTDVRDGGSDAVGMVFQEPRLLDWADVRENVAVGLPADVDPDAPAARERVDDLIETVGLDGFAGSRPDELSGGMAQRVALARGLAYDPSVLLLDEPFSALDRLTKADQQDHLLDVWEERGTTVVLVTHDVEEAVYLADRVVVLGGQPGTVESVVDVDIDRPRDRADAELVALRREVTEALGR, from the coding sequence GTGTCGTCGGACGCTGACGCGGACGTCACCCCGTCGTCGGCCGACGAGGTCAATGCGGCGACGCCGACCGGCGAGGCCGATCCCGACTCGTCGACCGCGGACCCGGTCCTCGCGGTCGACGACCTCCGGAAGCGGTACGACGATACCGTCGCGCTCGACGGCGTCGACCTCGCGGTCGCGGACGGGGAGTTCGTCGCCGTCGTCGGCCCCTCGGGCTGCGGGAAGTCGACGCTGCTCCGCGTGCTCTCGGGGCTCGAAGCCGAGTTCGGCGGGCGCGTCGCGGTCGACGGGACGGACGTGCGCGACGGCGGCAGCGACGCCGTCGGGATGGTGTTCCAGGAGCCGCGGCTGCTCGACTGGGCGGACGTGCGCGAGAACGTCGCGGTCGGGCTCCCGGCCGACGTCGACCCGGACGCTCCGGCGGCCCGCGAGCGCGTCGACGACCTGATCGAGACGGTCGGCCTCGACGGGTTCGCCGGGAGCCGGCCGGACGAGCTCTCCGGCGGGATGGCCCAGCGCGTCGCGCTCGCGCGCGGGCTGGCCTACGACCCCTCGGTGCTGCTGCTCGACGAGCCGTTCTCGGCGCTCGACCGGCTGACGAAGGCGGACCAGCAGGACCACCTGCTCGACGTGTGGGAGGAACGCGGGACGACCGTGGTCCTCGTCACCCACGACGTCGAGGAGGCCGTCTACCTGGCGGACCGCGTCGTCGTCCTCGGCGGCCAGCCGGGCACGGTCGAGTCCGTCGTCGACGTCGACATCGACCGCCCCCGCGACCGGGCGGACGCCGAACTTGTCGCGCTCCGCCGCGAGGTGACCGAGGCGCTCGGCCGGTAG